The Eleutherodactylus coqui strain aEleCoq1 chromosome 6, aEleCoq1.hap1, whole genome shotgun sequence genome window below encodes:
- the GJD2 gene encoding gap junction delta-2 protein — MGEWTILERLLEAAVQQHSTMIGRILLTVVVIFRILIVAIVGETVYDDEQTMFVCNTLQPGCNQACYDRAFPISHIRYWVFQIIMVCTPSLCFITYSVHQSAKQKERRYSTVFLTLERDQDTVKREDSKKIKNTLVNGVLQNTENSTKEAEPDCLEIKEIPNPSIRTTKSKMRRQEGISRFYIIQVVFRNALEIGFLVGQYFLYGFNVPSQYECDRYPCIKEVECYVSRPTEKTVFLVFMFAVSGLCVVLNLAELNHLGWRKIKTAVRGVQAKRKSIYEIRNKDLPRMGVPNFGRTQSSDSAYV, encoded by the exons ATGGGAGAATGGACTATATTAGAAAGACTTCTAGAGGCTGCTGTGCAACAGCACAGTACTATGATAGGAAG GATCCTGTTGACTGTGGTTGTCATCTTTAGGATACTCATAGTTGCCATTGTAGGAGAGACTGTTTACGATGATGAGCAGACCATGTTTGTCTGCAACACTCTTCAACCAGGGTGCAACCAGGCGTGCTATGACAGGGCTTTTCCAATCTCTCACATCAGATACTGGGTATTCCAGATCATTATGGTTTGCACTCCAAGCTTGTGCTTCATCACATATTCTGTTCACCAGTCTGCTAAACAGAAGGAAAGAAGATACTCTACAGTATTCCTCACCCTGGAAAGAGACCAGGACACTGTGAAAAGGGAGGATAGCAAGAAGATCAAGAACACCTTGGTCAATGGCGTTCTACAAAACACAGAGAACTCAACCAAGGAGGCTGAACCAGACTGCTTAGAGATAAAGGAAATACCAAACCCCTCAATAAGAACCACAAAGTCCAAGATGCGACGCCAGGAAGGGATCTCAAGATTTTACATAATTCAAGTGGTTTTTAGAAACGCTCTGGAAATTGGCTTTCTTGTTGGACAATATTTCCTATATGGGTTTAATGTGCCCTCCCAGTATGAGTGTGACCGGTACCCCTGCATCAAAGAGGTGGAGTGTTATGTATCCAGACCAACAGAGAAGACAGTATTTCTGGTTTTTATGTTTGCAGTCAGTGGCCTCTGTGTTGTTCTTAATTTAGCCGAATTGAACCACTTGGGCTGGAGAAAGATCAAGACGGCAGTCCGAGGTGTACAGGCCAAGAGAAAATCAATTTATGAGATCAGGAATAAGGACTTGCCCAGGATGGGTGTGCCCAATTTTGGCAGAACTCAGTCTAGTGACTCAGCATATGTGTGA